CCTCCTGGACCAGCGACGCCGCCTCGTTGATCTCGAACAGACCGAGGTCGGAGCCGCCGGAGATGGACAGCAGCACGCCGTGCGCGCCCTCCATCGAGGCCTCCAGCAGCGGCGAGTTGATCGCCTTCTCCGCCGCCTGCACCGCCCGGCCCTCACCGCGCGCGGAGCCGATGCCCATCAGCGCGCTGCCCGCGCCGGACATGACGCTCTTGACGTCGGCGAAGTCCAGGTTGATCAGACCGGGGGTGGTGATCAGGTTGGTGATGCCCTGGACACCGGAGAGCAGCACCTCGTCCGCCGAGCGGAAGGCGTCCATCAGGCTCACGCCGACGTCGCCGAGCTGCAGCAACCGGTCGTTGGGGATCACGATCAGCGTGTCGCACTCGTTGCGCAGCTGCTGGATGCCCTCTTCGGCCTGCTTGGCGCGGCGCTTGCCCTCGAAGGAGAACGGCCGGGTGACCACACCGATGGTCAGCGCGCCGAGCTTGCGGGCGATCGAGGCGACGACCGGAGCGCCACCGGTGCCCGTGCCACCGCCCTCGCCCGCGGTCACGAAGACCATGTCGGCCCCCTTGAGGACCTCCTCGATCTCCTCCTTGTGGTCGTGCGCGGCCTTGCCGCCGACCTCGGGGTTGGCGCCTGCACCGAGACCCCTGGTCAGCTCGCGGCCGATGTCGAGCTTGACGTCGGCGTCGGACATCAGCAGTGCCTGGGCGTCGGTGTTCACCGCGATGAACTCGACACCCTTCAAGCCCACCTCGATCATGCGGTTGACGGCGTTGACCCCGCCGCCGCCGATGCCGACGACCTTGATCACCGCGAGGTAGTTGTGCGGGGGCGTCATCGGTCCGCCTTCCTGATCGTGGCTCGTGTGCGTGGAAAGTTCGGTGGTTGCGGGCTGGACTCCTCGCCACCCGGCGCCAAGCCCGGACTTGTCAACCCATGTCCCTCCGTCCGGACGTTAAGCACGCCTCGACGCGAGGTCCAGTAGCCACGCCGCGTGTGTCCACACCCGTGACCAGGCTGACGAAAATCCCTGGCCCAGGCCACAGAGGGTGACGCGACGGTCACTCCGTCGGGCAACACCCGCCGGAGACCGAGACGCCCCAGACCCCCTCGATCGGCGCGAACCAGATCCCAACCGCCCCATACGTTACCGAGCGGCCGGTCCCGGGGTTCGCGGTCGGTCCGGATTTCCCCCACCCCGCGGCAGACCGACCGACCGGTAGGAAAGTTCTTGCAGCTCATGGAGTTGCGCCATGTAGTCCACTGTGGACGGTGTTTCAGGACACCGTCGGCAGGTCCGGGCTGGAGACGTTGTAGGTCGAGCCCTGCCGGGTCAGCAGCACCAGCAGCACCTCGGCCTTGCGCGGCGAGTCGGCCGTGCCGCCCCAGCGGACCTCGCGGTCACCGGAGAGCGCCAGCCGGATGTCACCGGGACTTTCCGCGCTGATCACCTGCACGTCGACGCGCAGTTTCTCCGGCAGCGCGGTGAGCACCCCGACCGCGGCCAGCGTCGTCGGGTCGTCCGGGGCGATGCGGGCCAGCTTGAGCAGGGGCAGCCCCGGCGGCGCGGCGGGCACGGTGGCGTAGGGCGTTCCGGTTCGGTCGACCAGCTTGGTGCCGTCCTCGGCCGGGAAGACCGCGACCGGCGTGCGCTCGACCACCGAGATCGTCACCGTCGACGGCAGCGACCAGTCCACCTCGGCCGACTCCACCACCGGCAGCGCCTTCACCCGCGCGGCGACGCCGGAGCTGCTCAGCCGCAGGATCGGGTGCCCGTCCGGGATCGCGGCGGCGGCGCGGACCTCCTCGGCGGTGATCGTCTTCGTCCCGGCCACCTCGACCGTGCGGACACCGAGCACCGAGGTGAACAGCCCGACGTAGCCGAGCGCGAGCAGGACCAGCACGACCAGCAGCACCATCCACGGGCGGACCCGGGACCGGACGCGGCGGACCGGACGGCGTCCGCCCCGGCCCCGCGGCGGGGGACGGCGCCCGCCGCGCACGGGCGGAGCGCCCCGCCGCGTGGCGGAGCGCTCCCGTGCCGGGGGCGTGCCTTCCCGGCCGCCCCTGGTCACGCCCCGGGCTCCCGGTCGAGTTCGGCGAGCACCTCGGGGCCGAGCATGGTCACGTCGCCCGCGCCCATGGTGATCACCAGATCGCCCGGCCGGGCCAGCGCGGCCAGGTGCTTCGGCGCGTCGGTGATCGAGGGCTCGTAGTGCACGCTGCCCTCGGGCAGCCGGACCAGCTCGGCCACCGTCGCCCCGCTGACGCCGGGCTCGGGCTCCTCTCGGGCGCCGAAGACGTCCAGCACCACCACGTGGTCGGCCAGGGCCAGCGCCTCGGCGAACTCCTCGGCGAACAGCCGGGTGCGCGAGTACAGGTGCGGCTGGAAGGCCACGATCAGCCTGCCCTCGCCCGCCACCGGGCGCGCCGCCGTGAGCTGCGCGGCGACCTCGGTCGGGTGGTGGGCGTAGTCGTCGTAGACCCGCACGCCGCGCGTCTGGCCCTTGAACTCGAAGCGCCGCCGGACTCCCCCGAACGCGGCCAGGCCCGCGGACAGCCCGTCCAACGGGGCGCCCAGCTCCAGCCCGGCGAGCAGCGCGGCGACCGCGTTGGCCGCCATGTGCTCACCGGCCACCGCGACGTCCACGGTGATCGGATCGGTGGAACCGTTGTCCGCCAACTGCTTCGGCAGCCGCAGCGTGACCCTGCCGCCGGTGTCGGCCGGTTCGTAGCCCAGGATCTGCGCGTCGTTCTCGCCCGTCGCGGCGCGGCCGTAGCGGCGCACCCGGACACCGGCGGCCTCGGCCCGGTCGGCGAGCGCGGCCGACCCCGCGTCGTCGGCGCAGGCGATCAGCACGCCGCCGGGGGTGATCCGCTCCACGAAGGCGTCGAAGACCGCCACGTAGGCGTCGACGGTGCCGTGGTGGTCGAGGTGGTCGGCCTCCACGTTGGTCACCACCGCCACCGACGGCGAGAACACCAGGAACGAGCCGTCGCTCTCGTCGGCCTCGGCGACGAAGATCCCGCCGGAACCGTGGTGCGCGTTCGCCCCGGACTCGTTGAGGTCGCCGCCGATGGCGAAGGACGGGTCGAGCCTGCAGTGCTGCAGGGCCACGGTCAGCATCGACGTGGTCGAGGTCTTGCCGTGGGTGCCCGCCATGCAGGCCACCCGGTGCCCGGACATCAGCGCGGCCAGCGCCTCCGCCCGGCGCAGCACGGTGATCCCGCGCTTCTGCGCCGCGACCAGCTCCGGGTTGTCGGGGCG
The window above is part of the Allokutzneria albata genome. Proteins encoded here:
- the ftsZ gene encoding cell division protein FtsZ — its product is MTPPHNYLAVIKVVGIGGGGVNAVNRMIEVGLKGVEFIAVNTDAQALLMSDADVKLDIGRELTRGLGAGANPEVGGKAAHDHKEEIEEVLKGADMVFVTAGEGGGTGTGGAPVVASIARKLGALTIGVVTRPFSFEGKRRAKQAEEGIQQLRNECDTLIVIPNDRLLQLGDVGVSLMDAFRSADEVLLSGVQGITNLITTPGLINLDFADVKSVMSGAGSALMGIGSARGEGRAVQAAEKAINSPLLEASMEGAHGVLLSISGGSDLGLFEINEAASLVQEAAHPEANIIFGTVIDDSLGDEVRVTVIAAGFDGGTPTHKKLEPTAVTSRGPVASGQAGHVGQHQEPVQQPPPQPEPAPVQQAPVQQAAPIQQPVQQPPVQQTAVQPVQQPEPQVSTYQPANPTPPVESPVQRTNPTPPVGLPGHGLGGHGLPSRSVPVSDDPEDDEVDVPPFMRR
- a CDS encoding cell division protein FtsQ/DivIB, whose amino-acid sequence is MTRGGREGTPPARERSATRRGAPPVRGGRRPPPRGRGGRRPVRRVRSRVRPWMVLLVVLVLLALGYVGLFTSVLGVRTVEVAGTKTITAEEVRAAAAIPDGHPILRLSSSGVAARVKALPVVESAEVDWSLPSTVTISVVERTPVAVFPAEDGTKLVDRTGTPYATVPAAPPGLPLLKLARIAPDDPTTLAAVGVLTALPEKLRVDVQVISAESPGDIRLALSGDREVRWGGTADSPRKAEVLLVLLTRQGSTYNVSSPDLPTVS
- the murC gene encoding UDP-N-acetylmuramate--L-alanine ligase, which produces MSGIARILLARGAQVSGSDAKDSRTVLALKAQGAHIGLGHEAWHLDQVPGGPTAVVVSTAIRPDNPELVAAQKRGITVLRRAEALAALMSGHRVACMAGTHGKTSTTSMLTVALQHCRLDPSFAIGGDLNESGANAHHGSGGIFVAEADESDGSFLVFSPSVAVVTNVEADHLDHHGTVDAYVAVFDAFVERITPGGVLIACADDAGSAALADRAEAAGVRVRRYGRAATGENDAQILGYEPADTGGRVTLRLPKQLADNGSTDPITVDVAVAGEHMAANAVAALLAGLELGAPLDGLSAGLAAFGGVRRRFEFKGQTRGVRVYDDYAHHPTEVAAQLTAARPVAGEGRLIVAFQPHLYSRTRLFAEEFAEALALADHVVVLDVFGAREEPEPGVSGATVAELVRLPEGSVHYEPSITDAPKHLAALARPGDLVITMGAGDVTMLGPEVLAELDREPGA